GCCTGTATCTCATCGACGGAGCCGTATAGCTTCCTGCGGAACGCCACGCTGTAAAACTCCTCCTGGATGATCTGGTTCAACCTCTCCACAGATCCGTTGGTCTGCGGATGATAGGGTTTTGTCCGGGTATGCTCAATGTCGTTGAGGCTCAGGAACAGCTCGTAGGGATGCTGTTCGCCCCGTCCGCAAAACTCCGCTCCGTTGTCGGTCAGAACGCGGTGAACCCTGATGCCCCGCTCATCATAAAACGGCAACACGCCGCAGTTGAGAGCGTCGGCGGAGGTCAGCGCAGTTTTCTCATGATAGACCTTGGCAAAGCCCACGTTGGCGTGAGTGTCTATGGCCGTCTGCTGGTAGATGCGCCCAACGCCTTTGATCGTACCGACGTAATACGTGTCCTGCGCCAGCAAAAAGCCGGGATGAGGGCTTTCCACCTCGCCGTGGGCTTCCTTCTCCAGCTTGGCGTCCTCAAGGGCCGCCACCTGGGATTCCGTGAGAACAACCCCCTCGCTGGCGGAGAACGCCTCCAGACGCTTGAGCCGCAATCCCTTGGTGGCGATGCCGTGCCGCATCCATACTGAACGCACCCCGCCAGCGCTTATATGATGCCCCGCCTTTTTAAGCTCGTTGGCGGCGCGAACCTGCCCATGGGTGGGATACTGTAAAGAATAGTCGAGCAGCGATCTCTCCACCTCGGCGGGAACACGGTTGCCTATCCTCGGCTCCCGGCGTGACTTCTCCAGCAGGCCATCAAGACCTTCCTCCTCGATGGCTTTCTTGATGTCGTAGTAGTGGCGGCGGCTCACGCCCATTTTCCGGCAGGCGGAGTCAATCCCTTTTTTA
This portion of the Nitrospinota bacterium genome encodes:
- a CDS encoding IS481 family transposase, which translates into the protein MPGVSTKKGIDSACRKMGVSRRHYYDIKKAIEEEGLDGLLEKSRREPRIGNRVPAEVERSLLDYSLQYPTHGQVRAANELKKAGHHISAGGVRSVWMRHGIATKGLRLKRLEAFSASEGVVLTESQVAALEDAKLEKEAHGEVESPHPGFLLAQDTYYVGTIKGVGRIYQQTAIDTHANVGFAKVYHEKTALTSADALNCGVLPFYDERGIRVHRVLTDNGAEFCGRGEQHPYELFLSLNDIEHTRTKPYHPQTNGSVERLNQIIQEEFYSVAFRRKLYGSVDEIQADLDIFMAWYNAERTNQGRYCKGRTPLQTFTDGLELYQRYVYENEIVGNLDAA